In a single window of the Penaeus monodon isolate SGIC_2016 chromosome 3, NSTDA_Pmon_1, whole genome shotgun sequence genome:
- the LOC119594281 gene encoding uncharacterized protein LOC119594281, giving the protein MVLDLKRREIQLETEIAEEERRERVRTTRGRIQNIFGRTKRKKQRHEEPPPSAASFPASSPSSLSSGLFTISSESLPSADYYAQASTSNGQSHHPVPSRHVTSPSDSESSHSDYSSNFLPTPTSSRSSSVSSADSTANCNSAAPPQLDITSAEGGNAEELLSVSRGLASRPCTGRSVLSRPTTSISTRSLPPPPQLQRKTSLPGALLESEDEEKED; this is encoded by the coding sequence ATGGTTTTGGATTTGAAAAGGAGGGAAATTCAGTTGGAAACAGAGATAGCAGAGGAAGAACGGCGCGAACGCGTACGAACTACGAGAGGAAGGATACAGAATATTTTTGGACGCACCAAGAGAAAGAAGCAACGACATGAAGAACCTCCACCGTCAGCTGCCTCCTTCCCTGCGTCTTCACCCTCGTCATTGTCATCTGGCCTCTTCACCATCAGCAGCGAGAGTCTACCTTCGGCTGACTATTATGCTCAGGCTTCAACATCTAATGGGCAGAGTCACCACCCAGTGCCTTCAAGACATGTAACCTCACCCTCAGATTCTGAGTCTTCACACTCAGACTACTCGTCCAATTTCCTGCCAACACCGACTTCTAGCAGGTCATCCTCTGTTTCCTCAGCGGATTCTACTGCGAACTGTAACTCGGCAGCGCCTCCACAGCTGGATATCACATCTGCTGAAGGCGGGAATGCAGAGGAATTGCTTTCTGTAAGCCGAGGATTAGCTTCAAGGCCCTGCACAGGTCGATCTGTGTTGTCGCGACCAACAACCTCTATCAGCACAAGGTCTCTGCCTCCTCCGCCACAGCTGCAGAGGAAAACCAGCCTACCTGGGGCGCTGTTGGAGTccgaagatgaggagaaagaggattag